One genomic region from Hirundo rustica isolate bHirRus1 chromosome 5, bHirRus1.pri.v3, whole genome shotgun sequence encodes:
- the ANXA10 gene encoding annexin A10 has protein sequence MYCGDYTQGTIFPAPNFNPITDAQLLGGALQGISCEKDVLIEILTQRCNSQRLMIAEAYRDMYGRDLITDLKENLSHHFKEVMVGLMYPPASYDAHELWHALKGVDTEEKCLIDILASRSNMEIFQMKEAYLMQYNTDLQQDIDSETSGHFRDTLMNLAQGTRMEGYADPSTAAQDAMILWEACQQKTGEHKNMLQMILCNRSYQQLWMVFQEFQNISGQDIVDAINECYDGYFQELLVAIVLCIRDKPSYFAYRLYNAIHDFGFHNKTVIRILIARSEIDLMNIRQRYKERYGKSLFHDIKHFASGHYESALLAVCAGDAEDY, from the exons ATGTATTGTGGAGATTAT ACACAAGGAACAATTTTTCCTGCTCCAAATTTTAACCCTATAACGGATGCCCAGTTGCTAGGGGGAGCCCTACAGGGAATTA GTTGTGAAAAAGATGTGTTGATTGAAATCTTAACTCAGCGTTGCAACTCCCAGCGGCTCATGATTGCCGAGGCGTACAGAGACATGTATGGCAGG gaTCTGATAACAGACCTAAAAGAGAATCTCTCTCATCACTTTAAAGAAGTTATGGTTGGCTTGATGTATCCACCAGCCTCCTATGATGCCCACGAGCTTTGGCATGCCTTGAAG GGAGtagacacagaagaaaaatgtctaaTTGACATATTAGCCTCAAGATCAAATATGGAGATCTTCCAAATGAAAGAAGCCTACCTAATGC AATATAATACTGATCTTCAACAAGATATCGATTCTGAGACTTCAGGTCACTTCAGAGATACACTCATGAACCTTGCTCAG ggaaCAAGGATGGAAGGATATGCAGACCCTTCTACAGCTGCTCAGGATGCAATG ATTCTATGGGAAGCATGTCAGCAGAAAACAGGCGAACACAAAAACATGCTGCAAATGATTCTCTGCAACAGGAGTTACCAGCAGTTGTGGATGG TTTTCCAGGAGTTCCAAAATATCTCTGGGCAAGACATAGTAGATGCCATTAATGAATGTTATGATGGATACTTTCAAGAATTACTGGTTGCAATAG TTCTCTGCATTCGTGACAAGCCTTCCTACTTTGCTTACAGGCTTTATAATGCAATTCAT gaCTTTGGGTTTCACAATAAAACAGTTATTAGGATTCTCATTGCCAGGAGCGAGATAGACTTGATGAACATACGCCAGCGATACAAGGAGAGATATGGGAAATCACTCTTCCATGACATTAAA CATTTTGCTTCAGGGCATTACGAGAGTGCTTTACttgctgtctgtgctggtgATGCAGAAGATTATTAA